Proteins encoded by one window of Lathyrus oleraceus cultivar Zhongwan6 chromosome 1, CAAS_Psat_ZW6_1.0, whole genome shotgun sequence:
- the LOC127120942 gene encoding uncharacterized protein LOC127120942, whose protein sequence is MDNITASEVAGLAVGVLLLSATIAAPKIDVFFSSSQRSSLGLCKRCGNVGRTACAKCKGTGSIKEGGLLSFNLIDDLFETIGNRESQVKKIACVNCQARGYFPCPDCSKL, encoded by the exons ATGGATAATATTACGGCAAGCGAAGTAGCTGGTTTGGCAGTGGGTGTTCTGCTTCTTTCTGCTACCATTGCTGCTCCCAAAATCGATGTTTTCTTCTCTTCTTCTCAACGCAG CTCATTGGGGTTGTGCAAGCGGTGTGGCAATGTAGGAAGAACGGCTTGCGCTAAATGCAAAGGAACCGGGTCGATCAAAGAAGGAGGGTTACTTAGTTTTAACCTTATAGATGATTTGTTCGAAACAATCGGTAATCGCGAATCACAGGTGAAGAAGATAGCTTGTGTAAATTGTCAAGCCAGAGGTTACTTTCCATGTCCTGATTGTTCTAAACTATAA